Proteins encoded by one window of Pseudomonas coleopterorum:
- a CDS encoding YaeQ family protein: protein MAQPSTTYKFELNLTDLDRSVYESVKQTIARHPSETEERMAVRLLAYALWYNEHLSFGRGLSDVDEAALWEKSLDGRILHWIEVGLPDAERLTWCSRRTERTSLLAYGSLRVWQTKVVDAVKNLKNVNIAAVPQEVLETLAKDMPRVIKWDVMISEGTVFVTDDRGQHEVQLEWLLGER, encoded by the coding sequence ATGGCCCAGCCGTCGACCACGTACAAATTCGAACTGAACCTGACCGATCTTGACCGCAGCGTTTACGAGAGCGTCAAGCAGACCATCGCCCGTCACCCCTCCGAAACCGAAGAGCGAATGGCCGTTCGCTTGCTGGCGTATGCCCTGTGGTACAACGAGCACCTCTCTTTCGGCCGCGGTCTGTCGGATGTCGATGAAGCTGCGCTGTGGGAAAAGAGTCTGGACGGGCGGATCCTGCATTGGATCGAAGTCGGTCTGCCCGATGCCGAACGGCTCACCTGGTGTTCGCGGCGTACCGAGCGTACCAGTCTGCTGGCCTATGGCAGCCTGCGCGTGTGGCAGACCAAGGTGGTCGATGCGGTCAAGAACCTGAAGAACGTCAACATCGCCGCAGTGCCTCAGGAAGTGCTCGAGACCCTGGCCAAGGACATGCCTCGGGTCATCAAGTGGGACGTCATGATCAGCGAGGGCACGGTGTTCGTCACCGATGACCGCGGTCAGCACGAAGTCCAGCTCGAGTGGCTGTTGGGCGAGCGCTAG
- a CDS encoding TIGR02285 family protein yields MDLCPRILPTGSLLLSLALCACLLTAPHAQGRETITWLLRDLAPLTIARGPDRNRGAVDQTLPLLRAALPDYDHAVLRVNRARASQMLAEPGLYCDPALLWTAEREQTIFYSVPSMNVLSSALIMQRSDLPLIARFMEDGKVDLSALLHSGTIALGTIAGRSYGRVVDSILADAQGSQILAHHGNDAMGSLLRMERLGRIKALLGYWLEARYQARQEGLDPEQLVQVPIKGAASTQIVHVGCSDSPTGRRVVDALNPVLLELRNTQLAQLYAQWLSPREQPGYLRETQALFNTGGKETYCNQR; encoded by the coding sequence ATGGACTTATGCCCCAGAATCCTGCCAACCGGCAGCCTTCTCCTGTCACTAGCGCTCTGCGCCTGCCTGCTCACCGCCCCCCACGCACAGGGTCGGGAAACCATCACCTGGCTGCTGCGCGACCTGGCGCCGCTGACCATTGCCAGAGGCCCGGACCGCAACCGCGGCGCTGTCGATCAGACCCTGCCGCTGCTGCGCGCAGCCTTGCCGGACTATGACCACGCTGTGCTCAGGGTCAACCGTGCGAGGGCTTCGCAGATGCTCGCCGAACCAGGCCTTTATTGCGATCCAGCGCTGCTATGGACAGCTGAACGCGAGCAGACCATCTTTTATTCCGTGCCCAGCATGAATGTGCTGAGCAGTGCACTCATCATGCAGCGCAGCGATCTACCGCTCATTGCCCGGTTCATGGAAGACGGCAAGGTCGACCTGAGCGCCCTTCTGCATAGCGGTACCATCGCCTTGGGCACCATCGCCGGACGCAGCTACGGCCGCGTCGTCGATTCGATCCTGGCTGACGCTCAAGGTAGTCAGATTCTTGCCCACCATGGCAACGACGCCATGGGCAGCTTGCTGCGCATGGAAAGACTGGGACGGATCAAAGCCCTGCTAGGCTACTGGCTGGAAGCTCGCTACCAGGCGCGCCAGGAAGGCCTGGATCCGGAGCAACTGGTGCAGGTCCCGATCAAGGGTGCGGCAAGTACACAGATCGTGCACGTTGGTTGCTCCGATAGCCCCACCGGGCGTCGCGTGGTGGACGCATTGAACCCAGTGCTGCTGGAGCTGCGCAACACCCAGTTGGCGCAGCTCTACGCGCAATGGCTGTCGCCCCGTGAACAACCCGGTTATCTGCGCGAAACCCAGGCGTTATTCAACACAGGGGGCAAAGAGACTTACTGCAACCAGCGCTGA
- a CDS encoding DUF3509 domain-containing protein, whose protein sequence is MKNISLLLNEALTPYRVILEGQDNLGNCQVVVMSEAGSVVTKRSVNRSQFEDLRSFTDVVDGLHRDLLVAEGRLEPSMIAALRNVSQSVGFNHALA, encoded by the coding sequence ATGAAGAATATCAGCCTGTTGCTCAATGAAGCTCTGACCCCGTATCGCGTGATTCTCGAAGGGCAGGACAACCTTGGCAATTGTCAGGTGGTAGTAATGAGCGAGGCTGGAAGCGTGGTGACCAAGCGTTCGGTCAACCGCAGCCAATTCGAAGATTTGCGCTCCTTTACCGATGTCGTCGATGGCTTGCACCGCGACCTGCTTGTTGCCGAAGGACGATTGGAGCCGTCGATGATCGCGGCGTTGCGCAACGTTTCGCAAAGTGTCGGGTTCAACCACGCGCTGGCTTGA
- a CDS encoding response regulator has protein sequence MTDPLIAPLRIVLADDHPIFRIGLRAVLERDPSVRVVAEAASPQELTRCLEATECGLLITDFMMPSEDQSDGLRLIGYVRRHWPNLPVLVVTMLTNPGLLREILNLGVAGLLGKTSLVDELPAAIASLKRNKPFMAQSIKSLLSLPDHASMSLSTGHVDLSARELEITRLLAQGLSVNDIAAQLNRSKQTISAQKISAMRKLGIGNDAALYIYLQSQGLK, from the coding sequence TTGACCGACCCACTGATCGCCCCGCTGAGGATCGTGCTGGCCGATGACCACCCGATCTTTCGTATCGGCCTGCGTGCCGTGCTGGAGCGAGATCCCAGCGTGCGCGTAGTAGCCGAAGCGGCTTCGCCGCAGGAGCTGACGCGCTGCCTTGAAGCTACCGAATGTGGGCTTCTGATCACCGACTTCATGATGCCCTCTGAGGACCAGAGTGATGGCCTGAGGCTGATCGGATACGTCCGCCGGCATTGGCCAAATCTGCCCGTGCTGGTCGTCACCATGTTGACCAATCCAGGCCTGCTGCGGGAAATTCTGAACTTGGGGGTAGCGGGTCTACTGGGTAAGACCAGTCTCGTCGACGAATTGCCGGCAGCGATTGCCAGTCTCAAGCGCAACAAGCCGTTCATGGCGCAATCGATAAAAAGCCTGTTATCGCTGCCGGATCATGCCTCTATGAGCCTATCCACTGGCCATGTCGACCTGTCCGCTCGCGAGCTGGAAATAACGCGATTACTTGCGCAAGGCCTTTCGGTCAACGATATCGCAGCCCAGCTCAATCGCAGCAAGCAAACAATCAGTGCACAAAAGATCAGCGCCATGCGCAAGCTGGGCATCGGCAACGATGCCGCTCTGTACATCTACCTTCAGTCCCAAGGGCTGAAATGA
- a CDS encoding transporter substrate-binding domain-containing protein yields MRPTPTSFFTRAGAMAWAARLLIGACILSPSWAVAAQSLPFALVAPFAQLAPLPLSSDEQQWLQRHGTLRVGVSLADYEPIDITSERNRYQGVSADYLSLVGSRLGVELRVLGFAQRSEAVQALKDGEIDLLTSANGFEQAIAGLAFSKEYMPDHGVIVRRAGSKRETELAGEKVALVDGYADDATVQRVYPNSRIVMAPSLSSGLQALHQGDVDAMISNEVIVRAYNALRPYLDLDIVGPSSLPPVGYTFASRKADPLLGQMVERALASIDDGLRREILTRWTTGLGSEIGHHRVPLEPAEQAWIARNRQVRVVATQYPPYLYRDRQGNWVGLNSEVLATVSHMTGLQFVYLPSSSMAQSLDMLKHGQADMNTTLSETPERKAFLSFSHSFGGQGWVFIVRAEDMPIGHLDELAGKVLAIPAEHALESAIRTQYPHVKLALVSTYDKAREMVASGEADATIDSEVGAYRAVGRYPPGVLKVGRNVDGEWSSDRFAIRASEPELTAIINKALEAYPVAELRAARLKWLGAVVPPEPMWQRIATWVYWLLAAALVLGAVSLVWSGRLKAQIRQRLEAEHALNDQLAFQRALLDGIPSPIYVRDLQARLLSCNKSYEQSFATRLQDIKGRTLQEVVVVNSDEAEQMHRDYLKLLDDQQPVSADRQILMHGRKVHAWQWIVPFYNAEGQLQGLLGGWIDISERKRLEDQLVEARHIAEQANQAKSAFLATMSHEIRTPMAAMIGLLELERERRRRDEQPVSEALEVVWRSAQELIALIGDSLDLAKIESGSLQLAEQVTEVRPFFEGMLSLFSAQALCKGVGLTLHIAPAIPKTFSFDPLRLRQVVHNLLGNALKFTRQGSVTLTVDARLLDSTLWRMYVKVSDTGAGIAPAQQARLFKPFVQGGVDAQQEAAGTGLGLTICKQLVQLMGGAISLHSTEGRGTQVEVQLDVRHEVEPEEDAVSVVQARPDSAALDILIVDDLSANRMVLTQQLQFLGHSVQDASDGVTALAVWQAGHFDLVLTDCNMPGMSGHALCKAIRQQEVETGVDPVRLIGCTANAMQDERVRCAEAGMDELLVKPIALDKLAQIIADISVQKTGTTFSHQRRKSLTARKIP; encoded by the coding sequence ATGAGACCCACACCGACCTCGTTTTTCACGCGCGCAGGGGCGATGGCGTGGGCGGCGAGGTTGTTGATTGGCGCCTGTATCCTCTCGCCCAGCTGGGCCGTTGCTGCCCAGAGCCTGCCGTTCGCGCTCGTCGCACCGTTCGCCCAGCTTGCGCCACTGCCGCTCTCCAGTGACGAACAGCAATGGCTGCAACGCCACGGTACGCTGCGGGTGGGTGTTTCGCTGGCTGACTATGAACCCATCGACATCACCAGCGAACGCAACCGCTATCAAGGTGTGAGCGCCGATTACCTCAGTCTCGTCGGTAGTCGCCTGGGGGTCGAGCTGCGAGTACTGGGCTTCGCCCAGCGCAGCGAAGCGGTGCAAGCGCTCAAGGATGGCGAAATCGACCTGCTGACCAGTGCCAATGGGTTCGAGCAGGCCATCGCCGGCCTGGCTTTCTCCAAAGAGTACATGCCCGACCATGGCGTCATCGTGCGTCGTGCAGGCAGCAAGCGGGAAACCGAACTGGCCGGTGAAAAGGTCGCTCTCGTGGATGGCTATGCCGACGATGCCACGGTGCAGCGCGTGTATCCGAACAGCCGCATCGTCATGGCGCCCAGCCTGAGCAGCGGCCTCCAGGCGCTGCATCAGGGCGATGTCGACGCCATGATCAGCAACGAAGTCATCGTGCGTGCCTACAATGCGCTGCGTCCCTATCTCGATCTGGACATCGTTGGCCCCAGCAGCCTGCCACCGGTGGGTTACACCTTTGCCAGTCGCAAGGCCGATCCCCTGCTCGGACAGATGGTCGAACGGGCCCTGGCCAGCATCGACGACGGCCTGCGCCGCGAGATCCTGACCCGCTGGACCACTGGGCTAGGGTCGGAAATCGGTCACCACCGGGTCCCGCTGGAACCTGCCGAGCAAGCCTGGATCGCCCGGAACCGTCAGGTCCGCGTGGTTGCGACCCAATATCCGCCGTACCTTTACAGAGACCGGCAGGGAAACTGGGTAGGACTCAACAGTGAGGTGTTGGCGACGGTTTCGCACATGACGGGACTGCAGTTCGTCTACCTGCCTTCCAGTTCCATGGCCCAGAGCCTGGACATGCTCAAGCACGGCCAGGCCGACATGAACACCACGCTCTCGGAAACCCCGGAACGCAAGGCGTTCCTCAGCTTCAGTCATTCTTTCGGCGGTCAGGGCTGGGTGTTCATCGTTCGCGCCGAGGATATGCCCATCGGCCATCTGGACGAGCTCGCCGGTAAGGTGCTGGCGATTCCGGCCGAGCACGCGCTGGAAAGTGCGATCCGCACCCAATACCCGCACGTCAAGCTGGCCTTGGTCAGCACCTATGACAAGGCGCGCGAAATGGTCGCCAGCGGCGAGGCGGATGCCACCATCGACAGTGAGGTCGGGGCCTATCGGGCAGTGGGGCGTTATCCGCCGGGTGTGCTCAAGGTCGGACGCAACGTCGATGGCGAATGGTCTTCCGATCGTTTCGCCATTCGAGCTTCGGAACCTGAACTGACGGCCATCATCAACAAAGCGCTGGAAGCTTATCCCGTAGCCGAGTTGCGTGCGGCGCGTCTGAAATGGCTGGGTGCGGTCGTGCCGCCGGAGCCCATGTGGCAACGCATCGCCACCTGGGTCTATTGGCTGCTGGCGGCGGCCCTCGTGCTGGGCGCCGTATCGCTGGTGTGGAGTGGCCGACTCAAGGCGCAGATCCGTCAGCGACTCGAGGCCGAGCATGCGCTCAACGACCAGCTCGCCTTCCAGCGCGCATTGCTCGATGGCATTCCCAGCCCCATCTATGTTCGCGACCTGCAGGCGCGGCTGTTGTCCTGCAACAAAAGCTATGAGCAAAGCTTTGCCACCCGCCTGCAGGACATCAAGGGGCGTACGCTGCAGGAGGTCGTCGTGGTGAACTCGGACGAAGCGGAGCAGATGCATCGCGACTACCTCAAGTTGCTGGACGATCAGCAGCCGGTGTCTGCGGATCGGCAGATCCTGATGCACGGCCGCAAGGTCCATGCCTGGCAATGGATCGTGCCGTTCTACAACGCCGAGGGCCAGCTTCAGGGCTTGCTGGGCGGCTGGATCGATATTTCCGAGCGCAAACGTCTCGAAGATCAACTGGTAGAGGCTCGACACATCGCCGAGCAGGCCAACCAGGCCAAGAGTGCTTTTCTGGCGACCATGAGCCATGAAATCCGTACGCCCATGGCGGCCATGATCGGCCTGCTCGAGTTGGAGCGCGAACGGCGCAGGCGCGACGAGCAACCGGTGTCAGAGGCACTCGAGGTGGTCTGGCGCTCGGCACAGGAACTCATCGCCCTGATCGGCGATAGCCTGGATCTGGCGAAAATCGAGTCGGGCAGCCTGCAGTTGGCCGAACAAGTGACCGAAGTCAGGCCGTTCTTCGAAGGCATGCTCAGCCTGTTCTCGGCTCAGGCCCTGTGCAAGGGGGTGGGGCTCACTCTCCACATTGCACCGGCCATACCCAAAACGTTCTCCTTCGACCCGCTGCGGCTGCGGCAAGTCGTGCACAACCTGCTCGGCAATGCATTGAAGTTCACTCGCCAGGGCAGTGTGACTCTGACTGTCGATGCGCGGTTGCTCGATTCGACGCTTTGGCGGATGTACGTCAAGGTCAGCGACACTGGCGCGGGTATCGCACCCGCGCAACAGGCCAGGTTGTTCAAGCCTTTCGTTCAAGGCGGGGTGGACGCGCAGCAGGAAGCCGCCGGCACGGGGCTGGGTTTGACCATCTGCAAGCAACTGGTTCAGCTTATGGGCGGTGCCATTAGCCTGCACAGTACCGAAGGCAGGGGCACGCAGGTCGAGGTGCAGCTCGATGTCCGGCACGAGGTAGAGCCCGAGGAGGACGCGGTATCGGTCGTGCAGGCCCGGCCCGACAGTGCTGCTCTGGATATTCTGATCGTGGACGATCTGTCGGCCAATCGCATGGTACTGACTCAGCAGTTGCAATTTCTCGGTCATAGCGTGCAGGACGCCAGCGACGGCGTAACTGCCCTGGCGGTCTGGCAGGCAGGGCATTTCGATCTGGTGCTTACCGACTGCAACATGCCAGGAATGAGTGGCCATGCCTTATGTAAGGCCATTCGCCAACAAGAAGTCGAAACCGGTGTAGATCCTGTCAGACTCATTGGGTGCACTGCCAACGCCATGCAGGATGAGCGCGTGCGTTGTGCCGAAGCGGGTATGGATGAACTGCTGGTGAAGCCGATAGCGCTGGACAAGCTGGCGCAGATCATCGCCGACATCTCTGTGCAAAAAACTGGCACGACGTTTTCACATCAGCGACGGAAGTCGCTCACTGCAAGGAAAATTCCCTAG
- the thrC gene encoding threonine synthase, giving the protein MRYISTRGQAPALNFEEVLLAGLASDGGLYVPENLPRFTQEEIASWAGLLYHELAFRVMRPFVTGSIPDADFKKILEDTYGVFAHASIAPLRQLGGNEWVMELFHGPTLAFKDFALQLLGRLLDYVLAKRGQRVVIIGATSGDTGSAAIEGCKHCENVDIFILHPHERVSAVQRRQMTTIGGDNVHNIAIEGNFDDCQEMVKNSFADQSFLKGTPLVAVNSINWARIMAQIVYYFHAALQLGGPARSVAFSVPTGNFGDIFAGYLARNMGLPINQLVVATNRNDILHRFMSGNQYVKETLHATLSPSMDIMVSSNFERLLFDLHGRNGAAIAGLMDNFRQGGGFSVEQERWTEARKLFDSLAVSDEQTCETIAQVFAECGEVLDPHTAIGVRAARECRRSLDTPMVVLGTAHPVKFPEAVQKAGVGKALELPPHLVDLFEREEKCTVLPNDLSAVQAFVSQHGNRGKPL; this is encoded by the coding sequence ATGCGTTATATCAGTACTCGCGGTCAGGCCCCGGCCCTGAACTTCGAAGAGGTTTTGCTCGCCGGCCTGGCCAGCGATGGCGGCCTGTACGTGCCGGAGAATCTGCCGCGTTTCACCCAGGAAGAAATTGCCTCGTGGGCAGGCCTGCTTTACCACGAGTTGGCCTTCCGAGTGATGCGCCCGTTCGTCACCGGCAGCATCCCGGACGCCGATTTCAAGAAGATTCTCGAAGACACCTACGGGGTATTCGCCCACGCCTCGATCGCCCCCTTGCGCCAGTTGGGCGGCAACGAGTGGGTGATGGAGCTGTTTCACGGGCCGACCCTGGCGTTCAAGGATTTTGCCCTGCAGCTGCTGGGTCGTCTGCTCGACTACGTGCTGGCCAAGCGTGGCCAGCGCGTGGTGATCATCGGCGCCACCAGTGGTGATACCGGCTCGGCGGCGATCGAAGGCTGCAAGCACTGCGAGAACGTCGACATCTTCATCCTGCACCCGCATGAGCGTGTGTCGGCGGTCCAACGTAGGCAGATGACCACGATCGGTGGCGACAACGTGCACAACATCGCCATCGAAGGCAACTTCGATGACTGCCAGGAAATGGTCAAGAACAGCTTCGCCGACCAGAGCTTCCTCAAGGGCACGCCGCTGGTTGCGGTGAACTCGATCAACTGGGCGCGGATCATGGCCCAGATCGTCTACTACTTCCATGCCGCGCTGCAGCTGGGCGGGCCAGCGCGTTCGGTGGCGTTCTCGGTGCCGACCGGCAACTTCGGCGACATCTTCGCCGGGTATCTGGCACGCAACATGGGCCTGCCGATCAACCAGTTGGTGGTGGCCACCAACCGCAACGACATCCTGCACCGCTTCATGAGCGGCAACCAGTACGTCAAGGAAACCCTGCACGCCACGCTGTCGCCGTCCATGGACATCATGGTCTCTTCGAACTTCGAGCGTCTGCTGTTCGACCTGCACGGTCGCAACGGCGCGGCCATTGCCGGCCTGATGGACAACTTCCGCCAGGGTGGCGGCTTCAGTGTCGAGCAGGAGCGCTGGACCGAGGCGCGCAAGCTGTTCGACTCGCTGGCTGTCAGCGACGAGCAGACCTGCGAGACCATCGCCCAGGTGTTCGCCGAGTGCGGCGAAGTCCTCGATCCGCACACGGCCATTGGCGTGCGCGCGGCCCGCGAGTGCCGACGCAGCCTGGATACGCCCATGGTCGTGCTGGGTACCGCGCACCCGGTCAAGTTCCCCGAGGCGGTGCAGAAGGCCGGCGTGGGCAAGGCCCTGGAGCTGCCACCGCATCTGGTCGATCTGTTCGAGCGCGAAGAGAAATGCACCGTACTGCCCAACGACCTGTCGGCCGTACAAGCCTTCGTCAGTCAGCACGGCAACCGCGGCAAGCCGCTCTGA
- a CDS encoding homoserine dehydrogenase — protein sequence MKPVKVGICGLGTVGGGTFNVLQRNAEEIARRAGRGIEVAQIAMRSPNPNCQITGTPITNDVFAVAGNPEIDIVIELIGGYTVARELVLKAIENGKHVVTANKALIAVHGNEIFAKAREKGVIVAFEAAVAGGIPVIKAIREGLSANRINWVAGIINGTGNFILTEMREKGRTFEDVLAEAQALGYAEADPTFDVEGIDAAHKLTILASIAFGIPLQFDKAYTEGITRLTTADVNYAEALGYRIKHLGVARSTERGIELRVHPTLIPADRLIANVNGVMNAVMVNGDAAGSTLFYGAGAGMEPTASSVVADLVDVVRAMTSDPENRVPHLAFQPDSLSAHPILPIEACESAYYLRIQAKDHPGVLAQVASILSERGINIESIMQKEVEEHDGLVPMILLTHRVVEQHINDAIKALEALQGVVGPVVRIRVEHLN from the coding sequence GTGAAACCGGTCAAAGTAGGCATCTGTGGGTTAGGTACCGTCGGTGGCGGCACCTTCAACGTACTTCAGCGCAACGCCGAGGAGATTGCCCGCCGTGCCGGGCGCGGTATTGAAGTGGCGCAGATTGCGATGCGCTCGCCTAACCCCAACTGCCAGATTACCGGTACCCCCATTACCAACGATGTCTTCGCAGTAGCCGGCAACCCGGAGATCGATATCGTCATCGAGCTGATCGGTGGCTACACCGTCGCCCGCGAACTGGTGCTCAAGGCCATCGAGAACGGCAAGCACGTGGTTACCGCCAACAAGGCGCTGATTGCCGTGCACGGTAACGAGATTTTCGCCAAGGCGCGCGAGAAGGGCGTGATCGTCGCGTTCGAAGCTGCGGTCGCTGGTGGCATCCCGGTGATCAAGGCGATCCGCGAAGGCTTGTCGGCCAACCGTATCAACTGGGTCGCGGGCATCATCAATGGCACAGGCAACTTCATCCTGACCGAGATGCGCGAGAAGGGCCGCACCTTCGAAGACGTCCTCGCCGAAGCACAGGCACTGGGCTACGCCGAGGCCGATCCGACCTTCGACGTGGAGGGCATCGATGCCGCGCACAAGCTGACGATCCTGGCGTCCATCGCCTTCGGCATCCCGTTGCAGTTTGACAAGGCCTACACCGAGGGCATCACTCGCCTGACCACGGCCGACGTCAACTATGCCGAAGCCCTGGGCTACCGCATCAAGCACCTGGGCGTAGCACGCAGTACCGAGCGCGGCATCGAGTTGCGCGTCCATCCGACGCTGATCCCGGCTGATCGCCTGATCGCCAACGTCAATGGCGTGATGAATGCGGTGATGGTCAACGGCGATGCAGCCGGTTCCACCCTGTTCTACGGTGCCGGTGCTGGCATGGAGCCCACTGCTTCGAGCGTGGTCGCCGACCTGGTCGACGTGGTCCGGGCCATGACCTCGGACCCGGAGAATCGTGTTCCCCACCTGGCTTTCCAGCCAGACTCGCTCTCGGCCCACCCGATCCTGCCGATCGAGGCGTGCGAGAGTGCCTACTACCTGCGCATCCAGGCCAAGGATCATCCGGGAGTGCTGGCACAGGTGGCGAGCATCCTGTCCGAGCGCGGCATCAACATCGAGTCGATCATGCAGAAAGAGGTCGAGGAACATGACGGCCTGGTGCCGATGATCCTGCTGACCCACCGCGTCGTCGAACAGCACATCAATGATGCCATCAAGGCGCTGGAAGCCTTGCAGGGCGTCGTCGGGCCGGTTGTGCGCATCCGTGTCGAGCACTTGAACTAA
- a CDS encoding DsbC family protein: MRVTRLFAAAALALASTFAVADPAAEQAIRKTLQTLQLEVPIESVGASPLNGLYEVKLKGGRVLYASADGQFVMQGYLFQIQNGKPVNLTEKTERLAIAKTINAIPVADTVVYPAVGETKSHITVFTDTTCPYCHKLHAEVPELNRMGVEVRYVAFPRQGLKSAGDEQLQAVWCSKDRKAAMDKMVSGDTIKAPSCVNPVAKQFELGQSIGVSGTPAIVLENGQVIPGYQPAANVAKLALDAKG; encoded by the coding sequence ATGCGCGTGACCCGTCTTTTCGCCGCCGCAGCCCTTGCGTTGGCCAGCACCTTTGCAGTGGCCGACCCGGCTGCGGAGCAAGCCATTCGCAAGACCCTGCAGACCTTGCAACTGGAAGTCCCTATCGAAAGCGTGGGCGCGAGCCCGCTCAATGGCCTGTACGAGGTCAAGCTCAAGGGCGGTCGCGTGCTGTATGCCAGTGCCGACGGCCAGTTCGTCATGCAGGGCTACCTGTTCCAGATTCAGAACGGCAAGCCGGTCAACCTGACCGAGAAGACCGAACGGCTGGCCATCGCCAAGACCATCAACGCCATTCCGGTCGCCGATACCGTGGTGTACCCGGCGGTGGGCGAAACCAAATCGCACATTACCGTATTCACCGACACCACTTGCCCGTACTGCCATAAGCTGCACGCCGAAGTCCCCGAGCTGAACCGCATGGGTGTCGAGGTCCGCTACGTGGCGTTCCCGCGCCAGGGTCTGAAGTCGGCCGGTGACGAACAGCTGCAGGCCGTCTGGTGCTCCAAGGACCGCAAGGCGGCCATGGACAAGATGGTCTCGGGCGATACCATCAAGGCGCCGTCGTGCGTCAATCCGGTTGCCAAGCAGTTCGAGCTGGGCCAGTCGATCGGTGTCAGCGGCACGCCAGCCATCGTGCTGGAAAACGGGCAGGTGATCCCTGGCTACCAGCCGGCTGCGAACGTGGCCAAGCTGGCGCTCGACGCGAAAGGCTGA
- the xerD gene encoding site-specific tyrosine recombinase XerD, translated as MPALDHPLIDQFLDALWLEKGLSQNSRDAYRSDLALFNGWLQERGIALEAAGREVLLDHLAWRVEQGYKARSTARLLSGARGFYRYLLREKLIGSDPTLQIDMPQLGKPLPKSLSEADVEALLQAPDLSEPIGQRDRAMLEVLYACGLRVTELISLTLDQVNLRQGVLRVVGKGNKERLVPMGEEAVVWVERYLRDGRHELLGGRPSDVVFPSQRGEQMTRQTFWHRIKHQAQVAGIAKSLSPHTLRHAFATHLLNHGADLRVVQMLLGHSDLSTTQIYTHVARARLQDLHAKHHPRG; from the coding sequence ATGCCAGCCCTAGACCACCCCCTGATCGACCAGTTCCTCGATGCCTTATGGCTGGAAAAAGGCCTCTCGCAAAACAGTCGCGACGCCTATCGCAGTGACCTTGCCCTGTTCAACGGCTGGCTGCAGGAGCGCGGCATCGCGCTGGAGGCCGCCGGCCGCGAGGTGCTGCTCGATCACCTGGCCTGGCGTGTCGAACAGGGTTACAAGGCGCGTTCTACAGCGCGGCTGCTGTCGGGCGCGCGCGGTTTCTACCGGTACTTGCTGCGCGAGAAGCTGATCGGCAGCGACCCGACCTTGCAGATCGATATGCCGCAGCTGGGCAAGCCGTTGCCCAAATCATTGTCCGAAGCCGACGTCGAGGCGCTGTTGCAGGCGCCGGACCTGAGCGAGCCGATCGGCCAGCGTGACCGCGCCATGCTCGAGGTGCTGTATGCCTGCGGCCTGCGGGTGACCGAATTGATCAGCCTGACCCTGGATCAGGTCAATCTGCGTCAGGGCGTGTTGCGCGTGGTGGGCAAGGGCAACAAGGAACGCCTGGTGCCCATGGGCGAGGAAGCCGTGGTCTGGGTCGAGCGCTACCTGCGCGATGGACGCCATGAACTGCTCGGCGGCAGGCCCAGTGATGTGGTATTTCCCAGCCAGCGTGGCGAGCAGATGACCCGGCAGACGTTCTGGCATCGCATCAAGCATCAAGCTCAGGTCGCCGGCATCGCCAAGTCGTTGTCGCCGCACACGCTGCGCCATGCATTCGCCACCCATCTGCTCAACCATGGCGCGGATCTGCGCGTGGTGCAGATGCTGCTCGGCCACAGCGATCTGTCGACCACGCAAATCTACACCCACGTGGCGCGCGCGCGTCTGCAGGACCTGCATGCCAAACACCATCCGCGCGGATGA
- the rplS gene encoding 50S ribosomal protein L19 has product MTNKIILQLEAEQMSKEIPPFAPGDTIVVQVKVKEGDRSRLQAFEGVVIAKRNRGVNSAFTVRKISNGVGVERTFQTYSPQIDSMAVKRRGDVRKAKLYYLRDLSGKAARIKEKLS; this is encoded by the coding sequence ATGACCAACAAAATCATTCTGCAACTCGAAGCCGAGCAGATGAGCAAAGAAATCCCTCCCTTTGCCCCGGGCGACACCATCGTCGTTCAGGTGAAAGTGAAGGAAGGTGATCGTTCCCGTCTGCAGGCGTTCGAAGGCGTTGTTATCGCCAAGCGCAACCGCGGCGTGAACAGTGCTTTCACCGTTCGTAAAATCTCCAACGGTGTAGGTGTAGAGCGTACTTTCCAGACCTACAGCCCGCAGATCGACAGCATGGCCGTGAAACGTCGTGGTGACGTGCGTAAAGCCAAGCTGTACTACCTGCGCGACCTGTCTGGTAAAGCAGCACGTATCAAGGAAAAACTGTCCTGA